A genomic window from Pasteuria penetrans includes:
- a CDS encoding DUF456 domain-containing protein: MLDFLGWSLVILNFLLAYIGLIVPLLPSMPFLLVGFLAYSLFIGKVSLGISFWILSIVIVLLTFVVDWVMSSWTVHKRGGSGYAVWASVGGLILSSMFAIYNPLALLVGPFLAVMMVERWLGDQDWAGAAKVAAGTITGFLAGILVKFFVMTALILWFFLKVAWG, encoded by the coding sequence GTGTTGGATTTTTTGGGGTGGTCCCTTGTCATTCTCAATTTTTTACTAGCCTATATTGGTTTGATCGTCCCTCTTCTGCCCTCCATGCCGTTTTTACTGGTGGGTTTCTTGGCCTATTCTCTTTTCATTGGTAAGGTGTCCTTGGGCATTTCTTTTTGGATTCTTTCGATTGTCATCGTTTTGTTGACATTTGTTGTGGACTGGGTAATGAGTAGTTGGACCGTTCATAAACGCGGCGGTTCCGGTTATGCTGTCTGGGCCTCTGTGGGGGGATTGATTTTGTCTTCTATGTTTGCTATTTACAATCCCTTGGCACTTTTGGTGGGTCCTTTTTTGGCTGTGATGATGGTAGAGCGTTGGCTAGGTGATCAAGATTGGGCGGGTGCCGCCAAAGTTGCCGCTGGTACTATCACTGGTTTTTTAGCGGGTATTTTGGTGAAGTTTTTTGTTATGACGGCCCTGATTTTGTGGTTCTTCCTCAAGGTTGCTTGGGGGTAA
- a CDS encoding methionine gamma-lyase family protein, whose protein sequence is MVDSLGMCGRRQAEKRARLRASLARCEARLAPVCHAISRRAERHQARVLFCFRRHRITDLHMVGSMGYGYGDGGRRAFDALMADLMGAEAGLVRPHFVSGTHAIAACLFAVLRPGQEMIYGTGVPYDTLRPVLCGGSDGSLIQQGIDCHFVPLLPDGGIDVSGILNRASPRTRLIALQRSCGYDSTRSALSVRVLRSAIAELRTQLPDCVFFVDNCYGEFVESREPTHSGGADLMAGSLIKNPGGGLAKGGGYVVGSRKLVNQVAGRLMAPGLGTEIGATYGWLRDCYQGLFLAPHAVGEALKGAVLAASLLSDLGYAVDPVWDAPRFDLVQKLHLGTKDRLLNFCRGIQAFSPIDSHVIPEASPMPGYDDEIIMAGGTFVQGSSLELSADAPLRFPYVLYLQGGLTYAHVKHALMEATFRIL, encoded by the coding sequence TTGGTTGATAGTTTAGGAATGTGTGGGCGTCGACAGGCGGAGAAAAGGGCCCGGTTGCGTGCGTCGTTGGCTCGGTGTGAAGCCCGTTTGGCTCCCGTGTGTCATGCTATTTCCCGCCGTGCGGAGCGCCATCAGGCGAGGGTTTTGTTCTGTTTCCGTCGCCATAGGATTACCGATCTTCATATGGTAGGTTCTATGGGGTACGGTTATGGGGATGGGGGTAGACGTGCGTTCGATGCCCTGATGGCAGATTTAATGGGAGCGGAGGCTGGATTGGTACGACCGCATTTTGTGTCGGGTACACACGCGATAGCGGCTTGTTTGTTTGCTGTGTTGCGTCCAGGCCAGGAAATGATTTATGGAACGGGTGTTCCCTATGATACGTTGCGCCCTGTTTTGTGTGGGGGTTCGGACGGGTCGTTGATCCAACAGGGTATCGATTGCCATTTCGTTCCCCTGTTGCCTGATGGAGGAATCGATGTATCGGGTATTTTGAATCGGGCCAGTCCCCGCACACGGTTGATTGCCCTGCAGCGTTCCTGTGGCTACGATTCTACGAGGTCTGCCCTATCGGTGAGGGTGTTGCGTAGTGCCATTGCCGAGCTTCGTACCCAACTTCCCGATTGTGTATTTTTCGTCGACAATTGTTATGGGGAGTTCGTGGAGTCCCGTGAGCCTACGCATTCCGGTGGTGCTGATTTGATGGCGGGTTCGCTGATTAAAAACCCCGGCGGTGGGCTAGCAAAGGGTGGGGGCTATGTGGTGGGGAGTCGGAAGCTGGTGAATCAGGTGGCGGGGCGTTTGATGGCCCCGGGCCTGGGTACAGAAATTGGGGCCACTTATGGTTGGTTACGGGATTGTTACCAGGGTCTCTTTCTGGCTCCGCATGCAGTTGGAGAGGCACTGAAGGGTGCGGTGTTGGCTGCCTCCCTGCTATCGGACCTAGGATATGCTGTGGATCCGGTTTGGGATGCCCCTCGCTTTGATTTGGTGCAGAAGCTTCATTTGGGGACCAAGGATCGTTTGTTAAACTTCTGTCGAGGTATTCAGGCCTTCTCCCCCATCGATTCGCACGTGATCCCTGAGGCCTCTCCTATGCCTGGGTATGATGATGAGATTATTATGGCAGGTGGAACCTTTGTGCAGGGCTCCAGTTTGGAACTTTCCGCGGATGCGCCCCTTCGTTTTCCTTATGTACTTTATTTGCAGGGGGGTCTTACCTATGCGCATGTGAAGCACGCGTTGATGGAGGCAACTTTTCGCATCCTGTGA
- the hfq gene encoding RNA chaperone Hfq → MKLSINVQDAFLNHIRKESIPVTIYLVNGVQLHGLVESFDNFTILIVVTDKGQQRQQDRGQQKQQMVYKHAISTFVPSCPVQLEGKKER, encoded by the coding sequence GTGAAGTTATCTATCAATGTTCAGGATGCTTTTCTCAATCATATTCGAAAAGAATCCATTCCTGTAACTATCTATTTGGTAAATGGTGTTCAATTGCATGGTTTGGTAGAAAGTTTCGATAATTTTACGATTTTGATTGTCGTCACGGACAAGGGTCAACAGAGACAACAGGATAGAGGACAGCAGAAACAGCAAATGGTATATAAGCACGCCATTTCTACCTTTGTGCCATCGTGTCCTGTTCAGCTCGAGGGCAAAAAGGAGAGGTGA
- the miaA gene encoding tRNA (adenosine(37)-N6)-dimethylallyltransferase MiaA, with protein sequence MRVLVIVGPTGVGKTALAVSLAQRLNGEVVSADAFQVYRGLQVGTAKPTLAEQQGISHHMLDLCDPWDVFPLFHYQRLACRAIASIHKRGRMPIVAGGTGLYIMSLLEGYRIPQVPPQPLFRSACMRYVERWGTLALHRVLQRRHSERAAGIHPHNVRRVIRALELALYSEQGIGQREKPAYCVAGVKLDVPMEILRVRLQDRLQSMIHKGWLAEMRWLRAQGASVEWPAMQAIGYREWLLYLDGRHTFSHTMGSVLQTTQRFVKKQRTWWRRWSDWLSVNPLGEGTVEKVLGYSEARWFG encoded by the coding sequence ATGAGGGTTCTAGTCATTGTGGGTCCAACTGGTGTGGGGAAAACGGCCCTTGCGGTATCCCTAGCCCAGCGTTTGAATGGAGAAGTTGTTTCTGCCGATGCGTTTCAGGTGTATCGGGGGTTGCAGGTAGGTACGGCCAAGCCCACATTAGCAGAACAACAGGGTATTTCTCATCATATGTTGGATTTATGTGATCCTTGGGATGTTTTTCCCCTTTTTCATTATCAACGTTTAGCGTGTAGGGCTATTGCTTCCATTCATAAACGGGGCCGGATGCCCATTGTGGCGGGTGGGACAGGCCTGTACATAATGAGTTTGTTAGAGGGATATCGTATCCCCCAGGTTCCCCCTCAGCCCCTCTTTCGTTCTGCTTGTATGAGATATGTAGAACGGTGGGGTACTCTGGCGTTGCACAGAGTATTGCAACGACGGCACAGCGAGAGGGCGGCAGGGATTCATCCCCACAATGTACGTCGTGTCATAAGGGCGCTGGAGTTGGCACTGTATTCGGAGCAGGGGATAGGTCAGAGGGAAAAACCTGCGTATTGCGTGGCGGGGGTGAAGCTGGATGTACCTATGGAGATTTTGAGGGTTCGTTTACAGGACCGTTTACAATCCATGATCCATAAGGGGTGGCTGGCGGAGATGCGTTGGTTACGGGCGCAGGGTGCCTCTGTTGAATGGCCCGCTATGCAGGCCATTGGCTACCGGGAGTGGTTGTTATATCTCGATGGAAGGCATACCTTTTCCCATACCATGGGGTCTGTTCTGCAAACAACACAACGTTTTGTGAAAAAGCAGAGAACTTGGTGGCGTCGTTGGTCTGATTGGCTTAGTGTCAATCCATTGGGTGAGGGGACCGTGGAAAAGGTGTTGGGGTATAGTGAGGCCCGGTGGTTTGGATGA
- a CDS encoding class I SAM-dependent methyltransferase, with the protein MLVTTSLQCMSFCQGEAMRIAQQYGVVYVSRQCFPSLMRLLSAHEESEVLVLGKDTWRLVHKGGSSLSFHPGSSRLRVRQLRKGLSDPFFRYLRMRPGDALLDATMGLGADATVASYITQWGGSSGRVEGWESQLSIFLLAKHGLQTYVSPDRALMQAMRNVVIHWRDHRRDLRRLPERCFDIVYLDPMFLHPGSRSPSIQALRSFANCSPLEKEMVGMAQRVARRAVILKADASFPFYDFGFSLVKKAGYHFYGVLPTEECVGV; encoded by the coding sequence ATGTTAGTAACAACATCCCTGCAGTGTATGTCGTTTTGTCAGGGGGAGGCTATGAGAATTGCTCAGCAATATGGGGTTGTCTATGTTTCCCGGCAGTGTTTCCCATCCCTGATGAGGTTGTTGTCTGCCCATGAAGAGAGCGAGGTGCTGGTTTTGGGAAAGGATACCTGGCGTCTTGTTCACAAGGGTGGCTCTTCCCTTTCGTTTCATCCTGGCAGCTCCCGTCTACGGGTTCGACAACTGCGTAAGGGTCTCTCGGATCCTTTTTTCCGTTATTTGCGGATGCGACCGGGGGATGCGCTATTGGATGCAACCATGGGGTTGGGGGCAGATGCTACGGTGGCTTCCTATATTACTCAGTGGGGAGGATCGTCGGGAAGGGTGGAGGGTTGGGAGAGCCAACTATCCATTTTTTTGTTGGCAAAACATGGTTTGCAAACGTATGTATCCCCCGATAGGGCGTTGATGCAGGCCATGCGCAATGTTGTGATCCATTGGCGTGATCACCGGCGGGATCTGAGGCGTCTCCCTGAACGTTGTTTTGATATTGTGTACCTGGATCCGATGTTTCTACACCCGGGATCGCGGTCCCCCTCTATTCAGGCCCTGCGTTCCTTCGCCAATTGTTCCCCCCTGGAAAAGGAGATGGTGGGTATGGCCCAGCGGGTGGCTCGTCGTGCGGTGATTTTGAAGGCGGATGCCTCCTTTCCCTTTTATGATTTTGGTTTTTCCCTTGTTAAGAAGGCAGGTTATCATTTTTATGGGGTTTTACCAACGGAAGAATGTGTAGGTGTATGA
- the mutL gene encoding DNA mismatch repair endonuclease MutL has protein sequence MGKIQVLSPEVAVRIAAGEIIERPASMVKELIENSLDAGAGVVSVQMEEGGVGSLTVQDDGEGLDDGDVGLAFVRHATSKIRSDRDLQNHMALGFRGEALASIASVSQVDLVTCQEGENAGRSYTIRDGNVDATGKVAWPQGTRIRVAHLFYNAPARLHHLGATSTETSHVIHTVQRLVLANPKVKITLMQNKRFLLDAPGDGELRHALHAVFGGKVAQAALPTAVSTPEWSIEGLVVRPTHTRSDRRGIVWVINGRCVRSDALSQALLRGYETLLQRGRYPVAVLHVRLDPQRVDANVHPAKQVVRLRCETELGESVTQLVRRTWREAGGLLIPPVALVPAPEPAVTPSTSPVVRDGDGVPDGGGIPVETRAHALCSRSKPGISPSTRADGRRAGKEHGVQTIPYRRRDWETHSAGGESRPAQQNLSIPDGTENIGGMGISPGSLSSIPATKWPRLQPVGQIHATYIVAEAEDGMYLIDQHAAHERVHYERLCTSLQGADQGSSQVLLLPISVELPRDEAYALESLLPSLAEIGIEVDFFGESTFLIRSYPAVWSVQEATAILPDWLTEVARLGKSKPTRWLAELASRWSCRASIKAQHRLSTAEMESLLQQWMNCQQPATCPHGRPVVVRMASDELAQLFRRGR, from the coding sequence GTGGGAAAGATCCAGGTTTTATCGCCGGAAGTAGCGGTGCGTATCGCCGCAGGGGAAATCATAGAGCGACCTGCATCCATGGTAAAAGAGTTGATAGAGAATTCCCTGGATGCGGGTGCTGGTGTGGTTTCTGTCCAAATGGAGGAGGGAGGGGTTGGTTCCCTTACCGTGCAGGACGATGGGGAAGGTCTTGATGATGGGGATGTGGGACTTGCATTCGTGCGTCATGCAACGAGCAAAATCCGTAGTGATCGGGATTTGCAAAACCATATGGCCCTCGGTTTTCGGGGGGAGGCCCTGGCCAGTATTGCTTCTGTTTCCCAGGTTGACTTGGTAACTTGTCAGGAGGGGGAGAACGCAGGTCGTAGTTATACGATTCGGGATGGAAATGTTGATGCTACGGGGAAAGTGGCTTGGCCACAGGGCACCCGAATACGTGTTGCGCATTTGTTTTATAACGCACCAGCCCGTCTCCATCATTTGGGCGCGACATCGACGGAAACAAGCCATGTGATCCATACCGTGCAGAGACTCGTTTTGGCCAATCCCAAGGTGAAAATTACATTGATGCAGAACAAACGTTTCCTACTGGATGCGCCGGGGGATGGGGAGCTCCGGCACGCTCTCCATGCCGTTTTTGGCGGTAAGGTGGCGCAGGCGGCTCTACCCACGGCGGTGAGTACTCCAGAGTGGTCCATTGAGGGTCTTGTAGTACGACCTACCCATACGCGTTCCGATCGTCGTGGTATCGTTTGGGTGATCAATGGACGGTGTGTACGTTCGGATGCACTATCCCAAGCTCTCCTGAGGGGATATGAAACCCTTTTACAGCGTGGTCGTTATCCCGTAGCGGTTCTTCATGTTCGGTTGGATCCGCAGCGGGTGGATGCCAATGTCCACCCTGCCAAGCAAGTCGTTCGTTTGCGTTGTGAAACGGAGCTGGGTGAATCGGTTACACAATTAGTAAGGCGGACGTGGAGGGAGGCAGGAGGATTATTGATCCCCCCGGTCGCATTGGTACCTGCACCGGAGCCCGCGGTGACGCCGTCCACATCGCCGGTAGTGCGTGACGGGGATGGGGTTCCTGATGGGGGTGGGATTCCTGTGGAGACAAGGGCTCATGCTTTGTGTTCCCGTTCTAAACCGGGGATATCACCGTCCACAAGGGCAGATGGGAGACGGGCTGGAAAGGAACATGGGGTACAGACGATTCCCTATCGCCGCAGGGATTGGGAAACCCATTCTGCAGGAGGGGAATCCCGTCCTGCACAGCAGAATTTATCGATCCCCGATGGGACGGAAAATATCGGGGGGATGGGAATATCCCCAGGGTCGTTGTCCTCTATCCCCGCTACGAAGTGGCCTCGTTTGCAACCAGTAGGCCAAATTCATGCGACTTACATTGTGGCTGAGGCAGAGGATGGTATGTATCTCATCGATCAGCATGCTGCTCACGAACGCGTCCATTATGAGCGCTTGTGTACTTCCTTACAAGGGGCGGATCAGGGGTCGTCCCAGGTTCTCCTCCTCCCCATATCTGTGGAATTGCCACGCGACGAGGCCTATGCCCTAGAGTCTCTACTACCCTCCCTGGCAGAGATTGGTATAGAGGTAGATTTCTTTGGCGAGTCGACCTTTTTGATCCGTTCCTATCCTGCCGTATGGTCCGTTCAAGAAGCAACCGCTATCCTCCCCGATTGGCTGACTGAGGTGGCCCGTTTGGGTAAATCGAAGCCAACCCGCTGGTTGGCGGAGTTGGCAAGTCGTTGGTCCTGTCGGGCTTCCATCAAGGCCCAACATCGGCTTAGCACCGCTGAGATGGAGTCATTATTGCAGCAGTGGATGAATTGCCAACAACCCGCTACCTGTCCCCATGGTCGTCCCGTGGTGGTGCGCATGGCCAGCGATGAACTGGCTCAATTGTTTCGGAGGGGACGGTGA
- a CDS encoding transposase: protein MKTIRKKCSLEFKQKAGEQVKNGQHIAQISRQCDVAVSTIRRWVKEDREGVLSVSFPPSRSRYPMDLLSPRSLQGEIDDLKRLLGNRKLKISRLREKTGGNEKKRYTMELKKKIVKKALHNGTVYEVDRNYGLIPRTGTVRSFCTEPPYVKKPAPVRRRVLFV from the coding sequence ATGAAAACAATTCGAAAAAAATGCTCGTTGGAATTCAAACAAAAGGCGGGTGAACAAGTCAAGAATGGACAACATATTGCCCAGATATCTAGGCAGTGTGACGTTGCTGTCAGTACAATCAGGAGGTGGGTAAAAGAGGACAGAGAGGGCGTGCTGTCTGTTTCATTTCCTCCATCCAGGAGCCGATATCCGATGGATTTACTATCCCCTCGATCTCTACAGGGAGAAATTGATGATTTGAAAAGGCTTCTAGGCAATAGAAAATTGAAAATTAGTCGATTGAGGGAAAAGACGGGGGGAAATGAAAAAAAACGCTACACCATGGAGCTAAAGAAGAAAATAGTGAAAAAAGCTCTACATAACGGTACTGTGTATGAAGTTGATCGTAACTATGGGCTCATCCCCAGAACGGGGACGGTCAGATCTTTCTGTACGGAACCTCCATACGTCAAAAAACCCGCTCCAGTAAGGAGAAGGGTTTTATTTGTTTAA
- a CDS encoding transposase, giving the protein MAVRMHQFITTYPKQSTRMFLSTFIRTPLANHRVDDIEEEFCTNGLKHAIELGLCFEQWYNHEMMPGNSRNGFTLRERNGLKIRIPQLREAVTTQMIGDSGILGYRDLKLVEGSWIRGISFQSISELLYEARGIEISPSTLKSHIQPLYNRLDSFGNQDLSGYKCFGIMLDASYDHTDIITHKGKRKKKRKRGKPVLTALGIFIDDEGIKLVYLGCKSVDSESTDNYALLVGELVKRGFSTKNVELMLSDRHRSFAGLRDKIFPQAELHYCGVHLTRNLGKKIPKCLKGPLGSVFLKAAYWVLKGTTKEEVWERFGLLKSALESTYGGEMKDAIEYLCVNIESHTNVVKFFSNPEIIRVLLNTNRIESMNRLISRWADWKGGFRSTEEQERAAHIAGLRMEKSPLIFPFKEGDLILDEEISDKEKCFEFRIGRVEKNCRSLMEICIKGWKGDCQELGNILASLAKQTIECCNGLLWIRHNQLLL; this is encoded by the coding sequence ATGGCTGTTCGAATGCACCAGTTTATTACTACATATCCCAAACAATCAACAAGGATGTTTCTCTCTACGTTCATCAGAACCCCACTAGCGAATCATAGGGTGGATGATATTGAAGAGGAGTTTTGTACAAACGGTTTAAAGCACGCTATAGAGCTAGGTTTGTGCTTTGAGCAATGGTATAACCATGAAATGATGCCTGGAAACTCTCGTAATGGGTTCACCCTTCGTGAACGAAACGGGTTGAAAATACGCATTCCTCAATTGCGTGAGGCCGTTACCACTCAAATGATTGGCGATTCGGGTATTTTGGGATATCGTGATCTCAAATTAGTGGAAGGTTCTTGGATAAGAGGCATATCATTTCAGAGTATATCCGAACTCTTGTATGAGGCAAGGGGTATCGAGATCTCACCATCCACTCTAAAATCCCATATCCAACCTCTTTATAACAGGCTAGATTCTTTTGGTAACCAGGATTTGAGCGGTTACAAATGTTTTGGCATCATGTTGGATGCCTCCTATGATCACACTGACATCATCACCCATAAGGGTAAGAGGAAAAAGAAGCGTAAACGGGGAAAACCCGTACTTACAGCCCTCGGGATCTTCATAGATGACGAGGGCATCAAGCTGGTATATTTGGGTTGTAAGAGCGTGGACAGTGAATCTACCGACAATTATGCCCTGCTTGTTGGGGAACTGGTGAAGCGGGGTTTCTCTACAAAGAATGTGGAGTTAATGTTGAGCGACCGTCATCGGTCGTTCGCCGGTTTACGAGATAAGATATTTCCGCAAGCCGAGCTGCATTACTGCGGTGTCCACCTCACTCGTAACCTAGGAAAAAAGATCCCGAAATGTTTGAAAGGACCATTGGGATCGGTGTTTTTGAAGGCAGCTTACTGGGTCTTAAAAGGCACCACCAAGGAAGAGGTTTGGGAAAGATTTGGGCTTCTCAAGTCCGCCCTCGAGTCCACCTACGGTGGTGAAATGAAAGACGCTATAGAATACTTATGTGTAAATATAGAATCACATACGAATGTTGTCAAGTTTTTTAGTAATCCAGAAATTATTAGGGTTTTATTGAATACTAATAGGATTGAGAGTATGAATAGGCTCATAAGCCGCTGGGCTGATTGGAAAGGTGGATTTCGCAGCACAGAGGAACAAGAGAGAGCAGCCCACATAGCTGGACTGAGGATGGAAAAATCCCCCCTTATTTTCCCATTCAAGGAAGGGGATCTAATCCTTGATGAAGAAATTTCTGATAAGGAAAAATGTTTTGAGTTTAGAATAGGGCGTGTCGAGAAAAACTGTCGGAGTCTTATGGAGATATGTATAAAGGGATGGAAAGGAGATTGCCAAGAATTGGGGAACATCCTTGCCTCGTTGGCAAAACAAACTATTGAATGTTGCAATGGTCTATTATGGATACGGCATAATCAGCTTTTGTTATAG
- the mutS gene encoding DNA mismatch repair protein MutS, which yields MARYTPMIQQYQRIKRDHEDAFLFFRLGDFYELFFEDAEKAAQLLELTLTSREGGGAVKVPMCGVPHHSASGYIRTLVGQGYKVAICEQIEDTTGSLTARKLVERRVVRIVTPGTLLEEELTNNVDNRFLVSLVHRQSQWALAAVDLSTGEGYFSEVMGSYLAVWDELSRYQPRELVGDCTTFPNAFLHSIPANLTFTNLENVSVCELPSDVEEIVQEKPLLREAAHCLYHYILQTQQRSLIHLMRWQYQSSAAIVQMDTSVRRHLAITCNPEDGRKQGSLWGVLDKTITAMGSRTLRAWLNRPLCDRAAILCRQEMVADLVAQPIVLENVRVALRGIHDMERLVARLAHERAHARDLLLLSQSISRVPGLNELLSSIPTLTRVLADVDPCEGIAKHIRAALVEQPPVTLQEGGIFRSGYHPTLDELRSTQRAGRQWIQDLEQRERETTGIRSLKVGYNRVFGYYLEVTKANLSHVPKDRYRRKQTLANAERFVTLELQDKERSIVEAEQRALQWEHEHFLDFRTQLLSSIGRLQRLAAHLAQLDVIQSLAYVAGQYGYVCPTLVGEGESLHIEAGRHPILEIFTEDRIVPNDIQLTDQQTLVLVTGPNMAGKSTYMRQVALLVLMAQVGSFVPAQGMQWSLVDRIFARIGASDDLVGGHSTFMVEMLETQKALQYATPSSLVLLDEIGRGTATYDGLALAQSILEYMHDTVRAKVLFSTHYHELAEEAVRLPGVQLLQAGCVEQEGELVFLYRMLPGSADRSYGLQVAARAGLPGVVLQRAQDILSALEGQGVQGNSSPKGEFPSGKGGETNATPSLPAAVFELLVELQNWDSLHSTPAEILAAIARWQAALGPHFSVLESMIQGTSDFPVRSQ from the coding sequence ATGGCCCGTTATACGCCAATGATTCAGCAATACCAGAGGATTAAACGGGATCATGAAGATGCCTTTCTTTTTTTTCGGCTGGGCGATTTCTATGAACTCTTCTTTGAGGATGCTGAAAAGGCGGCCCAGTTGTTGGAATTGACATTGACGTCGCGAGAGGGTGGTGGGGCCGTAAAGGTGCCCATGTGTGGTGTCCCTCACCATTCCGCTTCGGGTTATATTCGTACGCTAGTGGGGCAAGGGTACAAGGTAGCCATTTGCGAGCAAATAGAGGATACCACTGGTTCCCTAACAGCGCGTAAATTGGTAGAACGCAGGGTAGTAAGAATTGTCACCCCCGGTACTTTGCTAGAGGAGGAATTGACGAATAATGTTGACAATCGTTTTCTAGTGAGTCTGGTACATCGTCAATCCCAGTGGGCTCTAGCAGCGGTGGATCTTTCGACAGGCGAAGGGTATTTTTCAGAGGTGATGGGATCCTACCTAGCGGTGTGGGATGAGTTAAGTCGTTACCAACCCCGTGAATTGGTCGGTGATTGTACTACTTTCCCCAATGCTTTTTTACATAGCATACCCGCTAATCTTACCTTTACCAATCTGGAAAATGTATCTGTTTGTGAGTTACCCTCTGATGTAGAGGAGATTGTTCAAGAGAAACCTTTGCTTCGTGAGGCAGCCCATTGTTTGTATCATTACATCTTACAGACCCAACAAAGATCCTTGATTCACCTGATGCGATGGCAATATCAGAGTTCTGCTGCTATTGTACAGATGGATACGTCCGTTAGACGTCATTTGGCTATTACCTGTAACCCGGAGGATGGGCGAAAGCAAGGGTCCCTCTGGGGTGTATTGGATAAAACCATCACCGCTATGGGGAGTCGGACTTTGCGTGCCTGGTTGAATCGGCCCCTATGTGATCGTGCAGCTATCCTATGCCGCCAGGAGATGGTGGCCGATTTGGTAGCCCAACCGATCGTTTTAGAGAATGTACGCGTGGCTTTACGGGGTATTCATGATATGGAACGATTGGTAGCACGTCTTGCCCATGAGCGTGCTCATGCACGAGACCTTCTCCTTCTATCCCAGTCTATTTCTCGTGTTCCGGGTCTGAATGAGTTGCTTTCCTCCATACCCACCCTAACGAGAGTGCTTGCGGATGTGGATCCTTGTGAGGGGATAGCGAAACATATACGTGCGGCCTTGGTGGAACAGCCCCCCGTGACTCTACAGGAGGGGGGTATATTTCGTTCGGGATATCATCCAACCCTAGATGAGTTGCGTTCCACACAGCGAGCAGGTCGACAGTGGATTCAGGATTTAGAGCAACGGGAACGGGAAACAACGGGTATTCGTTCTTTAAAAGTTGGGTACAACCGCGTTTTTGGTTACTATCTGGAGGTTACAAAGGCCAATCTTTCCCATGTCCCCAAGGATCGCTATCGTCGGAAGCAGACGTTGGCGAATGCGGAGAGGTTTGTAACGTTAGAACTCCAGGATAAGGAGCGATCGATCGTTGAGGCCGAGCAACGCGCTCTTCAGTGGGAGCACGAACACTTTTTAGATTTCCGTACGCAGCTGTTGTCATCGATTGGACGTTTACAGCGTCTAGCGGCTCATTTGGCGCAATTGGATGTCATCCAATCGTTGGCGTATGTGGCTGGGCAATATGGATATGTATGTCCTACATTGGTAGGGGAAGGTGAAAGTCTTCATATTGAGGCGGGCCGTCACCCCATATTGGAAATTTTTACGGAGGATAGGATCGTTCCCAATGATATACAACTGACGGATCAACAAACCTTAGTACTTGTCACGGGCCCTAATATGGCGGGAAAGAGTACCTACATGCGTCAAGTAGCACTTCTGGTTCTTATGGCCCAGGTGGGTAGTTTCGTACCGGCTCAGGGAATGCAGTGGTCCTTGGTGGATCGAATTTTTGCCCGGATTGGCGCATCCGATGATCTTGTAGGTGGACATAGTACCTTTATGGTGGAAATGTTGGAGACCCAAAAGGCTTTGCAATATGCTACTCCCAGCAGTCTAGTTTTGTTGGATGAGATTGGGCGTGGTACGGCTACCTATGATGGGTTGGCATTGGCTCAATCGATTCTAGAATACATGCATGATACCGTGAGAGCTAAGGTTCTGTTTTCCACCCATTACCATGAGCTGGCGGAGGAGGCCGTTAGGCTCCCAGGTGTGCAACTTCTACAGGCAGGGTGTGTGGAACAGGAAGGTGAGCTCGTGTTCCTCTATCGCATGTTGCCGGGGTCAGCAGATCGTAGTTATGGGTTACAGGTAGCTGCCAGAGCGGGGTTGCCTGGAGTAGTTTTACAGAGAGCCCAGGACATTCTTTCTGCATTGGAGGGGCAGGGGGTTCAAGGAAATTCCTCACCGAAAGGGGAGTTTCCCTCAGGAAAAGGGGGAGAAACGAACGCTACCCCTTCCTTGCCAGCGGCCGTGTTTGAGCTTCTCGTTGAGTTGCAGAATTGGGATAGTTTGCATTCTACACCAGCGGAGATCCTAGCGGCTATTGCAAGGTGGCAGGCTGCGTTGGGTCCACACTTTTCCGTTCTGGAATCAATGATTCAGGGAACCTCGGATTTTCCCGTGCGTTCCCAATGA